The DNA sequence AGCGCCACGAAATTTTTAGCCGGCCATAGCGACGTCGTCGCCGGGCTGGCGGTCGTGAAAGACGAGGAATTGGGAAAAGAATTGTACAAACTGCAAAACGCGTTTGGCGCCGTCCTTGGCGTCCAAGATGCGTGGCTTGTGCTGCGGGGATTAAAAACGCTCCACGTTCGGCTGAAGCAGTCGTCCGAATCCGCCCTGGCCATCGCTGAGTATTTGGCGCGCCATCCGAAAGTGGAAGATGTGTATTATCCAGGGCTTTCGCACCACCCAGGCCATGACATCCAGCGCCATCAGGCGGCCGGGTTTGGCGCTGTGCTGTCGTTCCGTTTAGCCGATGAAGAAGCGGCTCGGACGTTCGTCCGAAACGTCCGCTTGCCGGTGTTTGCTGTCAGCCTTGGGGCGGTCGAGTCAATTTTATCGCACCCAGCGAAAATGTCGCATGCGGCGATGCCAAAAGAAGAGAGGCTCCGGCGCGGCATTACCGACGGCTTGTTGCGGCTGAGCGTCGGGCTTGAGGATGTCAACGATTTGATCGCCGATTTTGAGCAGGCGTTGTCGTTTGTTCAGGAGCGGCCGTCAGTTTCAACGCCATAGCCATCAGCCCGCCAAGCCTTCACAGCTCGGCGGGCGGGTCAAGATGCCGCTGAGGTTGACAACAGCCGCTCCTCTTTTAAGTGTTTC is a window from the Geobacillus stearothermophilus ATCC 12980 genome containing:
- the metC gene encoding cystathionine beta-lyase, with translation MEREWSFSTKLLHNEWKVDRHTGAVSVPIQHASTFHQFDFDTFGKYDYSRSGNPTREALEETIAALEGGVRGFAFASGMAAISTAFLLLSRGDHVLVTEDVYGGTYRMITEVLTRFGIEHTFVDMTDLNTVAENIRPNTKVIYMETPSNPLLKVTDIQGVVKLAKAHGCLTFLDNTFMTPALQRPLDLGVDIVLHSATKFLAGHSDVVAGLAVVKDEELGKELYKLQNAFGAVLGVQDAWLVLRGLKTLHVRLKQSSESALAIAEYLARHPKVEDVYYPGLSHHPGHDIQRHQAAGFGAVLSFRLADEEAARTFVRNVRLPVFAVSLGAVESILSHPAKMSHAAMPKEERLRRGITDGLLRLSVGLEDVNDLIADFEQALSFVQERPSVSTP